The Leucothrix mucor DSM 2157 DNA window ATTAAAGCCATCTGGAATCCTATCGTTCGCGATTGGGATGAGCGGACTTTTTACGATTTTATTGTCGCCTCAAAAGCCTTTCAGAAGCTGTCATTCCGACATCGGGAAGTGTTTGGGCAGGTAGGCTTTGGAACGGGTGGTTGGGACTCAGATTTCCCTAACTCCATGCTAGAAATCCTGCGTGTCAATGTAAATGAGTTTGATGATAATCAGCGCTATATGGTTGGCGGCGTTGAGCAAGTGCTACACAAACTTTGGCAGCGTGTGCCAGAAACTATGGCGCATTGGCCAGAAGGCATCACACTCAAAATTTTGAACGGCGGCGCACCACGTCCCGGAGTCACTAAGATTTCGCGCAATGAGGCGGGTGAGTTACTGATTACCGATCGCTGGGGCAAAGTCGAAACTTATGATGCGGTACTGGTTACTTGCCAAAGCCATCTACTGACCACCGCAATGGACACGGACGAGTCGCTATTCGATCAGAAATTGTGGATGGCATTAGATCGCACACGTTTTATGCAATCTTCCAAGACTTTTGTGATGGTTGATCGCGCCTTTTGGAAAGATAAAGACCCAGAAACCGGCCGCGATGTGATGTCGATGACCTTAACCGACCGCATGACGCGAGGCACCTATTTATTTGATAACGGGCCGGATAAGCCCAGCGTGATTTGCCTGACTTATTCGTGGATGACCGATGCACTGAAAATGCTGCCATTACCGGTCGATCAGCGAGTTAAGTTAGCGCTGTCAGCGCTCTCTAAAATTTATCCAAAGGTGAATATTGCCGATCATATAATGGGCGACCCTATTACCGTGAGTTGGGAGTCTGACCCGAATTTCTTAGGTGCTTTTAAAGGCGCACTGCCGGGGCATTATCGCTATAACCTGCGTATGTATAGTCACTTTATGCAGCAGAGTTTCCCGCAAGAGCAACGCGGTATCTTTATGGCCGGTGATGGTGTGAGCTGGACGCCAGCGTGGGTAGAGGGTGCGGTGCAGACTTCACTGAATGCAGTGTGGGGAATCATGACGCACTTAGGCGGCACGACACACCCTGAGAATCCAGGACCAGGTGATGTGTATGACACGCTAGGGCCAGTTGATCTTCCCGAGTAAAGCGCATAAAAAAGGCCCTGCGATGAGGGAGTCGCAGGGCCTTTTTTGTGTGTCATCAGTGAGTGACCAAACCACTCAGCGAGATGATTTACACACCAATCTCACCACCATCAACGCGAGAGATTACAACCGTGGTTGCACGTGGGCGAACCGTTGTGCCAGTAGGCGTTTCTTCTGTTGCATCATCGCTGTAAGGCCAGTTACGTGGGTGCTGGATATTCAGGAAGCAGTGCTTGTGATCAGGCGTAAAGGTTAGGCCTGTGACTTCACAACCATTCGGGCCAACAAAGAAGCGACGTAGCTCTGTTTGGTTGTCGCTATTCACAACGTCCTGATTATTGTCAGCATCGCGCAGCTTAGATGGAATCACCGCCAACATTTGGTCATTGGTGTACTCCGTTACTTCGCTCGCGCCGTTATCCGTTTGTACCCATAGAATTCCGCGATCATCAAACACCATTCCATCCGGGCTGGCTAATTGGTTCAGCTCGCTCAGGCTAGATAAGTTGGATTCGGTATCGCCTTCAGCGGGCGCACCAAACAGGAAGATATCCCAAGTGAAACCAGTGCCGGTTGCCGCATCATTCCAGCGAATAATATGACCAAAGCTATTGTCTAAACGTGGGTTAGCGGCATTAGCTTCTTCACGGCTCGTGTTATTGGTAAGTGTCAGGTAAACCGTGCCGGTGATTGGGTCAACCGCAGTCCACTCAGGGCGATCCATTGGTGTTGCCCCGACTAAGTCAGCCGCGCCAGCCGTATTCAAAATGATCTCCGCAAGGCTATCGAAATGATCAGCTAATGTACCGCCGCCTTTTACTGCGCCTTCCATGCTCAGTGGCAACCAAACGCCAACACCGGCTTCATCAAAGCGCGCAACGTAAAGTGTTCCCTTATCCATGTACTTGGAACCCGTCGCTAAGCGGTCTGTGCTGTTGGTATCGGCTGGGTCCCAAGCGGCTTCTGATACAAATTTGTAGATGTACTCAAAGCGGGAGTCGTGACCAGAGTAGAATGAAATTGGCTTGCCAGCTTCCAGCTTGCCATATGCACAGCCTTCGTGTCTGAAGCGACCTAGCGCGGTACGTTTAACCGCTTTGCTGCTTGCATCGTAAGGATCGATTTCAACGATATAGCCGTGGCCATTGGCTTCGTTACGGTAATCTTCGCTAGCACTTGCGCCAGTTGCTGTGGTATCAAAACGGGCGAACTCGCTGTTAACTTCGCTCGCATCGCCAGCAACATTATCCCAGCCATAACGGGTTCCGTTCGTGTCGATACCAATACGCGCTTCCTGATCACTCAAAGTGCCGGTATTAACAAAGTAGCCAGGCCAGTTCTCTTCACACGTCAGGTAAGTGCCCCAAGGTGTGTAACCGTTTCCGCAGTTGTTTAGTGTACCGCGCGCTTTCATACCTGTTGGTGCATAAGGCGTGATTAGACTTGCGTGACCAGCCAATGGGCCAGAGATATCCATTTCCGTTGCGCCGGTGAAGCGGCGGTTTTGAGCAGCATTTGGAACGACCTGCCACACGCCAGCAGCCAGTTGAATGTGTACAATAGTTACGCCGTGTGCATTGATTTCTTTGCGAACTTCTTCAACGCTGGTACGCAGGCCAGCATCGTCAACGGTTTTGCCGGTTGGGTGCAGGGCGTTTTGATCGATGTATTCGTGATTGATACACAGCAAGCCTTCTGTGCTGTCATCATTGAGCGGGAAGAAGCGCATGCCATCGTGGTGCATACCCACTGCATTGTCTTGATCGATTGCAGAGTTGCTACCATCGGCTTTCCACTCGCTGGCGGTGCTGTTCAGTGGTGTGCCCCAAGGCGCTAGAATTTTTGCAACGTAACCTGCTGGAACGGCAACTGCATCCAACTTAGAGCCCGCGATAGACTGGAAGCCAAGGCTCACATCTGCGCGTTTCTCAAGGTCAGGTACGTCATCTTTGCTGTCGCTATCACAACCTGTCAGACCAAAACCGGCTAGCATACTCAGGGCAGCCATGCCGCCACCAAACTTTAAAATAGAGCGTCGTGAAATCTCTTTTTCTAAGATCTCAGAAAAGGCTTCATTATTGCTTTTATTGTAACGGGTTGGATCAAACGTTGCTTTGCTCACTGTGAATACCTGTTTTATAAATGTGAATTAACTTTGGGTGTCACCAAATTTGAGCCGGAGCTTATATCAGCTTTGTTACGGTTTAATTACAGCGATGATTTTTGTTCGTGCATAGCGGCGATTGGGTGCAGTATGATCAGGATTTTACCCCGGAGGATTGCCATGTCTGTGAACGAAGTCACCACCCCAGAAGATGCTGCACAACGACGCGCGGCGCCAGCAATCGTGTGCTATCCCGTTGAAAAACTACCTGCTTACGACGCTGAGTTTTATAACGGTGTACGTGACGGGATGCGCAAAGTTTCCGAGATTAAAATTGAGCCGCGCGATGCCGGAACCTTTACCGTGCCGGCTGGCCATTTGTTTCGCATCGTCAGCACCGAAGGCTCCCAAGTCGGCGACCTGAATTTGTGGAATGCCAATGACTTAAATGAGCGCTTTTTCAGTGGGAAGACTCGCCAGCTGCATGCCACCCATGTCAGCACGGGTGACTGTTTATGGTCAAACCTACCGGGATTACGCCCGATGGCAACCATCACGCATGACACACTGGACTGGTATGGCTGGGATGAAGATGGAGGCGGAATTCATGATGTGATCGGCACGCGCTGCGACCCCTACACCAACTTTATGTTAAACGGTGTGGATTACCATCACTGCTGCCATTCCAACCTGACGCGCGCATTAGCCGCAGAGAAGGGCATTAGCGCAGAAGAAGCCGAGCCCTACGTGCATGATGTGTTGAATGTATTTATGTGCACCGGCTTTACTAAAGACACCCATCAATATTTTATGAAAGCCAGCCCGGTACGCCCCGGTGACTTTATCGAGTTTTTTGCGGAGATTGATTTACTAGGTGATCTATCCACTTGCCCTGGTGGCGACTGTGGCAGTAGCCACTCTGATGACAGCACGCCATGCTATCCTTTGATTGTTGAAATTTATGAACCCAAGCCAGAAGCTCTAGCCGGTTGGAAATCGCCTGAGCGCAATGGTTATAGCGGCACGCACGGCCTTTAATTATGGATAACATGGAATGAATATAGAAAAGCTGTTTGAGCTTCAGGGAGACTTCTTTGCACGGTTTCCTGATGGCTTTGAAGACCCTGAAATGCTGAAAATCATTAAGAAGCATAATGTTGGCAAGCTCTCCGATCAGGCGCAAGAAGCCTTTGATGAGATGCAATTTGGCAAGCCAGAATCCATCATTCAAAGCATGATTCAGATCATGTCGCGCTCTTCAATGATTTCAATGTTTGATAAACCGAAGTTTCGCGATGCGATTGGTTCCTTGTCGCCTGTCGAGCGTGAGGTGACGGTTGATGCGTTACAGGCGATGTTGCATGGGGATGAAGAGCAAGGCTTTAATCAGTTTTTGGAAATATTGATTCCGTTAAAGTTAGCGCGCTGGTCAATGATTAGTGCGCTGCCGTTTTATTATGCACCGACTGAGCGTTGGTTTATTAAGCCGAATACCACTAAGTCTATTTTGAAGTATTTTGAAATGGATCAGGAGTTGGTTTACAAGCCGCGGCCGTCGTATGAATTTTATCGGGATTATAGCGCGTTTTTAGACTCGATGAGGGATGAGTGTGATCCGAAGTTGAGTTCGAGCAATGCGGCGTTTACTGGCTTTTTGATGATGTCGATTCGGTAATTTTGAAGGAAATTCTAGTTTCAGTCTGGTCTATTTGTACCAGACTGAAACCACTGTGGTGGACTAGCTTTAACCCAGCTTCATTTCTTCTTTTACCGCTGCGAATGCCTCAATCGCTCGCTCTAAATCCTCACGACTATGACCCGCTGAAACCTGCGTACGAATCCGCGCTTTGCCATCCGGCACGACCGGAAATGAGAAGGCAATCACATACACGCCATGTGCCAACATACGCTCGGCAAACTCCGCCGCAATTTTCGCATCGTAAAGCATGACCGGCACGATCGGGTGTTCACCTGGTAAAATATCCAGCCCAATTTTCTGTAACGCATCACGGTAATAGCGAGTGTTCTCACGCAATTTATTACGCGCCTCTGATGACTCGCTGGCTAGCTCTAACGCTTTAATAGCTC harbors:
- a CDS encoding urea carboxylase-associated family protein, with translation MSVNEVTTPEDAAQRRAAPAIVCYPVEKLPAYDAEFYNGVRDGMRKVSEIKIEPRDAGTFTVPAGHLFRIVSTEGSQVGDLNLWNANDLNERFFSGKTRQLHATHVSTGDCLWSNLPGLRPMATITHDTLDWYGWDEDGGGIHDVIGTRCDPYTNFMLNGVDYHHCCHSNLTRALAAEKGISAEEAEPYVHDVLNVFMCTGFTKDTHQYFMKASPVRPGDFIEFFAEIDLLGDLSTCPGGDCGSSHSDDSTPCYPLIVEIYEPKPEALAGWKSPERNGYSGTHGL
- a CDS encoding flavin monoamine oxidase family protein, whose translation is MSNASQKPVTAFGPDFPFAYDDWISHSAGLGQIPAARHGAKVAIIGSGAAGMIAGYELMRLGVKPIVYESGQFGGRLRSQPFEGTEGVIAELGGMRFPVSSTGFYHYVDKVGVKSEPFPNPLTAAAGSTVIDLEGETLYAETLDDLPKIYHEVAQAYHEALEESAQFSALKQAIRDRDPERIKAIWNPIVRDWDERTFYDFIVASKAFQKLSFRHREVFGQVGFGTGGWDSDFPNSMLEILRVNVNEFDDNQRYMVGGVEQVLHKLWQRVPETMAHWPEGITLKILNGGAPRPGVTKISRNEAGELLITDRWGKVETYDAVLVTCQSHLLTTAMDTDESLFDQKLWMALDRTRFMQSSKTFVMVDRAFWKDKDPETGRDVMSMTLTDRMTRGTYLFDNGPDKPSVICLTYSWMTDALKMLPLPVDQRVKLALSALSKIYPKVNIADHIMGDPITVSWESDPNFLGAFKGALPGHYRYNLRMYSHFMQQSFPQEQRGIFMAGDGVSWTPAWVEGAVQTSLNAVWGIMTHLGGTTHPENPGPGDVYDTLGPVDLPE
- a CDS encoding PhoX family protein, coding for MSKATFDPTRYNKSNNEAFSEILEKEISRRSILKFGGGMAALSMLAGFGLTGCDSDSKDDVPDLEKRADVSLGFQSIAGSKLDAVAVPAGYVAKILAPWGTPLNSTASEWKADGSNSAIDQDNAVGMHHDGMRFFPLNDDSTEGLLCINHEYIDQNALHPTGKTVDDAGLRTSVEEVRKEINAHGVTIVHIQLAAGVWQVVPNAAQNRRFTGATEMDISGPLAGHASLITPYAPTGMKARGTLNNCGNGYTPWGTYLTCEENWPGYFVNTGTLSDQEARIGIDTNGTRYGWDNVAGDASEVNSEFARFDTTATGASASEDYRNEANGHGYIVEIDPYDASSKAVKRTALGRFRHEGCAYGKLEAGKPISFYSGHDSRFEYIYKFVSEAAWDPADTNSTDRLATGSKYMDKGTLYVARFDEAGVGVWLPLSMEGAVKGGGTLADHFDSLAEIILNTAGAADLVGATPMDRPEWTAVDPITGTVYLTLTNNTSREEANAANPRLDNSFGHIIRWNDAATGTGFTWDIFLFGAPAEGDTESNLSSLSELNQLASPDGMVFDDRGILWVQTDNGASEVTEYTNDQMLAVIPSKLRDADNNQDVVNSDNQTELRRFFVGPNGCEVTGLTFTPDHKHCFLNIQHPRNWPYSDDATEETPTGTTVRPRATTVVISRVDGGEIGV